In one Rhopalosiphum padi isolate XX-2018 chromosome 3, ASM2088224v1, whole genome shotgun sequence genomic region, the following are encoded:
- the LOC132926148 gene encoding uncharacterized protein LOC132926148 has protein sequence MTLVCCYDSARRTKKCKRPTQWAIEGPLGECPRTIRAKKRSTLNHNADLVAAKCLARTPIYTSVKSSEYRKRMKLMPTLPKKLSELDIEGDWRTTNDGKDFLLGCDGTDNKIVLFGTEGFLRRLCSGNTVFMDGIFKSAPKLFTQMYTLHCFVIGVIIPLAYALLPNKSTLTYSRMFKIIKEAALRNGLEFKPACFQIDFEIGMIVSIRQCFGSDTPIKGCLFHFGPNIFILIKELKIQQTNF, from the exons ATGACACTA GTTTGTTGTTACGATTCGGCTCGAAGGACCAAAAAATGTAAGCGCCCAACACAATGGGCTATCGAAGGACCACTCGGAGAATGTCCGAGAACAATAAGAGCCAAAAAACGGTCAACCCTAAATCACAACGCCGACTTAGTGGCGG CAAAATGTTTGGCGCGAACACCAATTTATACCAGTGTAAAAAGTTCGGAATACAGAAAACGTATGAAGTTAATGCCAACGTTACCTAAAAAGCTGTCTGAATTAGATATTGAAGGTGATTGGCGAACAACGAATGATGGAAAAGATTttctattag gATGTGATGGTACGGataataaaatcgttttatttggTACCGAAGGATTTTTACGACGTCTTTGTTCTGGTAATACAGTTTTTATGGATGGCATATTTAAGTCAGCaccaaaattatttacacaaatgTATACCTTACACTGCTTTGTTATAGGAGTGATAATACctcta gcTTACGCATTGTTGCCCAATAAAAGTACATTGACATATTCgagaatgtttaaaataataaaagaagcgGCACTAAGAAATGGATTAGAGTTTAAACCTGCTTGTTTccaaatagattttgaaattggAATGATCGTCTCCATTCGGCAGTGCTTTGGTTCTGATACACCCATAAAAGGGTGTTTATTTCACTTTGggccaaatatttttattttaatcaaagagCTAAAAATCCAACAAACAAACTTCTAG
- the LOC132927715 gene encoding general transcription factor II-I repeat domain-containing protein 2B-like codes for MSGRGLKRKIDSECRVFNEKWSLDYFVIYSEYNLKWENLKCITTDGGRNMCGTKKGLIGQIFTNCEKEGFQPMTLHCIIHQQALCGKTLDLSCVMDPIISTVNFIRSSALRHRQFQDFLKEIETEYPDIPYFTAVRWLSRGKVLSRFFELRNEIEIFLIDKNRPLPLLTDSEWVWKLAFLVDITKYMNDFNLKLQGKDVLICDVYTLVKAFRQKLILFETQISKNCFIHFSTCDKYNKESRTQFPVDFAQKIISELKIQFKQRFSDLDVKSEEINIFQNPFSCDIEKLPPTLQMEMIDLQSNDALKIKHREETLVDFYKFLPDIQYPNLKKFAIEYISVFATTYLCEQTFSKMKYIKSKYRSAMTDKHLESILKIGTSNIQPQFDRILAEKHQFHTSH; via the exons CAATGAAAAGTGGTCGTTGGATTATTTCGTAATTTATTCAg aatataatttgaAGTGGGAAAATTTGAAATGTATCACTACTGATGGCGGAAGAAATATGTGTGGCACAAAAAAAGGTTTAATTGGACAGATATTTACGAATTGTGAAAAAGAAGGTTTTCAACCAATGACTTTGCATTGTATTATACATCAGCAGGCATTATGCGGAAAAACTTTAGACTTGTCTTGTGTTATGGATCCAATAATATCAACAGTAAATTTTATTCGCTCGAGCGCACTTAGGCATCGTCAGTTTCAAgattttttgaaagaaatagAAACGGAGTACCCAGATATACCGTATTTTACCGCAGTTCGATGGCTTAGTCGCGGAAAAGTCCTATCGCGATTTTTTGAACTAagaaatgaaattgaaatatttctaaTTGATAAGAATCGACCATTGCCTTTACTTACAGATAGTGAATGGGTTTGGAAATTAGCTTTTTTAGTggatatcacaaaatatatgaaCGACTTCAACCTAAAATTACAAGGTAAAGATGTTCTAATTTGCGATGTTTACACATTAGTAAAAGCATTTAggcaaaaacttattttatttgaaacgcaaatttcaaaaaattgttttattcatttttctacTTGTGATAAATATAACAAAGAATCAAGAACACAATTTCCAGTCGACTTCgctcaaaaaataatttctgaacTTAAAATCCAATTTAAACAACGTTTTTCTGACCTTGACGTAAAATcggaagaaataaatatttttcaaaatccgTTTAGTTGTGATATTGAGAAGTTACCTCCTACCCTTCAAATGGAAATGATTGATTTACAGAGTAATGATGCACTGAAAATCAAACATCGTGAAGAGACTttagttgatttttataaatttctcccAGATATACAgtatccaaatttaaaaaaatttgcaatTGAATATATATCTGTATTTGCTACGACTTATTTGTGCGAGCAAACTTTttctaaaatgaaatacatCAAATCGAAATATAGATCGGCCATGACTGACAAACACTTGGagtcaattttgaaaattggaaCTAGCAACATACAACCTCAATTCGATCGAATATTAGCAGAAAAACATCAATTTCATacttctcattaa